The following nucleotide sequence is from Tardiphaga alba.
GGCTCTTTCACACCGCCATTCTTTATCCCACCCGCGCGGCGCTCGCCGATGCGCTGCATCGCGTTCTCGCCGCAGGCATCCCACTCGATGGCGCCAGCGATCATGGCGTGAGCGAAGCGCTCTATCTGCGCGACCCCGACCAGAATGGCGTCGAACTCTATTGGGACCGTGCGGAGGCGGATTGGCCACGCGACGCCAAAGGCGAGATCGCGATGTTCACCAAACGGCTGGACGTCGAGGATTTGTTGAAGGCGAGAGATGAGTAAAACGCCGTTCCGTAGCCCGGATGGAGCGCAGCGCAATCCGGGGACCGGCGACATGAGGAAGCTCTGATTCCCGGATTACGCTTCGCTCCATCCGGGCTACACACTGCGGCTTCGCACCATGATCATGACCGCCGCAATCACCTGCAACGCCATGCAGGTATAGAACGGGACACTGTAGCTGCCCGAAATATCCCTGAGCCAGCCGACGATGCCCGGCCCGAAAGCGTAAGTCACCTGCGTGACCGCCGTGATGAGGC
It contains:
- a CDS encoding VOC family protein encodes the protein MSDPNPPIPAGTRIGHVHLKVADLERALGFYRDVLGFQVKQRYGDQAVFIAADDYHHHIGLNTWESKGGQPPAPGTTGLFHTAILYPTRAALADALHRVLAAGIPLDGASDHGVSEALYLRDPDQNGVELYWDRAEADWPRDAKGEIAMFTKRLDVEDLLKARDE